Proteins from one Calditerrivibrio sp. genomic window:
- the mdh gene encoding malate dehydrogenase, with protein sequence MAFKRPKIALIGGGQIGGVLAQLCAIKELGDVVMFDIVQDMPQGKTLDIAEAARIDGFDIKLKGTNSYEDIKDADICIVTAGLPRKPGMSRDDLLTTNANIIKQVAEGIKTYAPNSFVIVISNPLDAMVTLMKEITGFPANRVFGQAGVLDSSRFATFIAWELGVSVKDVNALVLGGHGDTMVPLVRYANVNGCPVMELLEQKYGAEKAKEVMEAMVQRTRNAGGEVVALLKTGSAFYSPASAAIQMAEAVIRDEKRVLPVCALLNGEYGVKNLYVGVPVVLGANGVEKIIELKLNEEEQKMMDISVNAVKGLVEDLKRLGFLS encoded by the coding sequence ATGGCTTTTAAAAGACCAAAGATAGCATTAATAGGTGGTGGACAGATCGGTGGAGTTCTTGCACAGCTTTGCGCTATCAAAGAGCTTGGTGATGTTGTTATGTTTGATATTGTTCAAGACATGCCCCAAGGTAAAACCCTTGATATAGCTGAGGCAGCGAGAATCGATGGATTTGATATTAAATTAAAGGGTACAAATTCCTACGAAGATATTAAAGATGCAGATATATGTATTGTAACTGCTGGTCTTCCAAGGAAACCCGGTATGAGTAGAGATGATCTTTTGACTACAAATGCCAATATTATAAAGCAGGTTGCTGAAGGTATCAAAACTTATGCTCCTAACTCTTTTGTCATAGTTATTTCCAATCCCCTTGATGCTATGGTTACCCTGATGAAAGAGATTACTGGGTTCCCAGCAAATAGGGTTTTTGGACAGGCTGGGGTTCTTGACTCCTCCAGATTTGCTACTTTTATAGCTTGGGAACTTGGGGTTTCTGTGAAAGATGTCAATGCTCTTGTACTTGGGGGGCATGGGGATACTATGGTTCCTCTTGTAAGATATGCAAATGTAAATGGTTGTCCTGTTATGGAGCTTCTTGAGCAAAAGTATGGGGCAGAAAAGGCTAAAGAGGTTATGGAAGCTATGGTTCAAAGAACAAGAAATGCTGGTGGTGAGGTGGTTGCTCTTCTTAAGACAGGTTCTGCTTTTTACTCTCCAGCTTCTGCTGCAATTCAAATGGCCGAAGCTGTTATCAGAGATGAAAAGAGGGTACTACCAGTTTGTGCACTTTTAAACGGAGAATATGGTGTGAAAAATCTTTATGTTGGTGTACCAGTAGTTTTGGGTGCTAATGGTGTTGAAAAGATTATAGAACTCAAGCTCAACGAAGAAGAGCAGAAGATGATGGATATATCTGTTAATGCCGTTAAAGGGCTTGTCGAAGATCTTAAGAGGCTTGGTTTCTTGTCATAA
- a CDS encoding 4Fe-4S binding protein gives MAKAERIEIIEKWCKGCEICVELCPTGALEMRDFKASVKDLEKCTACMQCELRCPDFAIIVYKKEKE, from the coding sequence ATGGCTAAAGCTGAAAGAATAGAAATTATTGAGAAATGGTGCAAAGGCTGTGAGATATGTGTGGAGCTTTGCCCAACCGGTGCCCTTGAAATGAGGGATTTTAAAGCTTCAGTGAAGGACTTAGAAAAGTGCACTGCATGTATGCAATGTGAATTAAGATGTCCTGATTTTGCAATTATCGTTTATAAGAAAGAGAAAGAATAA
- a CDS encoding 2-oxoacid:acceptor oxidoreductase subunit alpha has protein sequence MAKKVEFMMGNHAVAEGALYAGCRFYGGYPITPSTEVAERMAERLPQVGGRFIQMEDEIAAMAAVIGASIAGVKSLTATSGPGLSLKQENIGYAMLCEIPVVIVDVMRGGPSTGMPTGPSQSDIMAAKWGTHGDHPVIAVAPSSVQEQFTETVRAFNLSEKYRCPVFVLTDAIIGQMMEQIVIPEPGELEVVERPKPTCKPEEYLPFDMDKEIVPLAPFGSGYRFHITGLHHNSDGFPTNDAVLHTKNTIRIIERLNKNYDDIVKVEEFMTDDAEVLVFAIGVSARSAKHAVVEARNAGIKAGLVRPLTIWPFPEKHLDRLIEKNKVKGIVVPEMNLGQMTLEVQRVAKGRCGVEGLYSLLLEPILPSDILEKIRRFV, from the coding sequence GTGGCTAAAAAAGTAGAATTTATGATGGGTAACCATGCAGTTGCTGAAGGTGCCCTATATGCTGGATGCCGTTTTTACGGTGGATATCCCATTACACCTTCCACAGAGGTTGCAGAAAGGATGGCAGAGAGGTTGCCTCAAGTAGGTGGAAGGTTTATACAGATGGAAGATGAGATTGCTGCAATGGCTGCTGTAATAGGTGCGTCTATTGCTGGTGTTAAGAGTTTGACTGCAACAAGTGGTCCGGGATTATCTCTTAAACAGGAAAATATAGGTTATGCAATGCTCTGTGAGATTCCTGTGGTAATAGTGGATGTCATGAGAGGGGGTCCTTCTACAGGGATGCCAACAGGACCAAGCCAATCCGATATTATGGCTGCAAAATGGGGAACTCATGGTGATCATCCAGTTATTGCTGTGGCACCTTCATCTGTTCAAGAACAGTTTACAGAGACTGTAAGAGCTTTCAATCTTTCTGAGAAGTATCGTTGTCCAGTTTTCGTCTTGACCGATGCTATTATAGGGCAGATGATGGAGCAGATTGTTATTCCAGAACCTGGCGAGCTGGAGGTTGTGGAAAGACCAAAACCTACTTGTAAGCCGGAAGAGTACCTCCCTTTTGATATGGATAAAGAGATCGTACCCCTTGCTCCTTTTGGATCTGGTTACAGATTCCATATAACAGGCCTTCATCACAACTCTGACGGATTTCCTACTAATGATGCGGTATTGCATACAAAAAACACTATAAGAATCATAGAAAGGTTGAACAAAAACTATGATGATATTGTGAAAGTGGAAGAGTTTATGACTGATGATGCAGAGGTGCTTGTCTTTGCTATTGGGGTTTCTGCAAGATCTGCAAAGCATGCTGTTGTGGAAGCAAGAAATGCTGGAATAAAAGCAGGACTTGTAAGACCACTTACAATATGGCCTTTCCCTGAGAAACATTTGGATAGATTAATAGAGAAGAATAAAGTTAAGGGTATTGTTGTCCCTGAGATGAATTTGGGGCAGATGACTCTCGAAGTTCAGAGGGTTGCTAAGGGTCGCTGTGGGGTAGAAGGTTTATACAGCTTGTTATTGGAGCCAATACTTCCGAGTGATATCCTTGAAAAAATTAGGAGGTTTGTATAA
- a CDS encoding thiamine pyrophosphate-dependent enzyme, whose amino-acid sequence MAYDYAKYIRKGKLPHIWCAGCTYGIVLKSMIRAIDSLGWDKNDIVVTSGIGCASRLPGYVDFNTLHTTHGRSIAFATGVKIANPKLKVIALGGDGDMTAIGGNHFIHACRRNLDMAIFVFNNNIYGMTGSQYSPTTPKGAWATTSPYGMTENTFEITDLAKGSGATFVARTTAYHVAHCEKMIKEALTHKGTSVLEIINACPTGFGRKNKFKTPASMLLWMKDNAVNIERAKNMTPEELAGKITIGVLHKEEKPEYLDTYDTVVGLKK is encoded by the coding sequence ATGGCTTACGATTACGCTAAATATATAAGAAAGGGGAAATTACCCCATATATGGTGTGCTGGTTGCACCTATGGTATAGTTTTGAAATCTATGATAAGAGCTATAGATTCTTTGGGTTGGGATAAAAACGATATCGTTGTTACTTCAGGTATTGGATGTGCAAGTCGTTTACCAGGTTATGTGGATTTTAATACTTTGCATACTACACACGGTAGATCTATTGCTTTTGCTACAGGTGTAAAGATAGCTAATCCAAAGCTTAAGGTTATCGCCTTAGGTGGTGATGGAGACATGACAGCTATTGGTGGTAATCACTTCATTCATGCATGCAGAAGAAATCTTGATATGGCTATCTTTGTATTTAACAATAATATCTATGGTATGACTGGTTCCCAATATTCACCTACCACTCCAAAAGGTGCTTGGGCAACAACATCTCCTTATGGTATGACTGAAAATACTTTTGAAATTACTGATCTTGCTAAGGGTTCTGGTGCTACTTTTGTCGCAAGGACAACAGCGTATCATGTAGCCCATTGTGAAAAGATGATAAAAGAAGCCCTTACACATAAGGGTACAAGTGTATTGGAAATCATAAACGCTTGTCCAACAGGTTTTGGTAGAAAGAACAAATTTAAAACTCCTGCGTCAATGCTTCTATGGATGAAAGATAATGCGGTCAATATTGAAAGGGCAAAGAATATGACTCCTGAGGAGCTCGCTGGTAAAATCACAATAGGGGTTCTTCACAAAGAGGAGAAGCCTGAATATCTTGATACGTATGATACAGTAGTTGGATTAAAAAAATAG
- a CDS encoding 2-oxoacid:acceptor oxidoreductase family protein, with the protein MARIDIRIGGSGGQGTITAAAILGYAAVYAGKNAVQTKSYGPEARGGAARGEVVISDEEINYVKVLKSDILVALTQEACDKFVVDAKEGSIVVVDDFMVKNKPKGNFKLYSLPIIKTAAEDVGKSMVANIVTLGVINELANLIDYEKLEKGVLSKVPKGTEELNKKALKAGIELAKAAKK; encoded by the coding sequence ATGGCAAGGATAGATATAAGAATTGGTGGATCAGGTGGTCAAGGTACCATTACAGCTGCTGCCATATTGGGTTATGCAGCTGTATATGCAGGTAAAAATGCTGTTCAAACGAAGTCTTATGGTCCAGAGGCAAGAGGCGGAGCTGCTAGGGGTGAAGTAGTTATTAGCGATGAAGAGATAAACTATGTTAAGGTTTTAAAATCTGATATACTTGTAGCTCTTACTCAAGAGGCCTGTGATAAATTTGTAGTGGATGCTAAGGAAGGTAGCATCGTAGTCGTGGACGATTTCATGGTAAAGAATAAGCCTAAAGGTAATTTTAAGCTTTACTCACTACCTATCATAAAGACTGCTGCTGAGGATGTGGGTAAGTCTATGGTGGCTAATATTGTAACGCTGGGTGTAATAAACGAACTTGCAAACCTTATAGACTACGAAAAGCTTGAAAAAGGTGTTTTAAGTAAAGTCCCAAAAGGTACAGAAGAGCTTAACAAAAAAGCGCTAAAAGCTGGTATAGAGCTTGCAAAAGCTGCAAAAAAATAA
- a CDS encoding energy-coupling factor ABC transporter ATP-binding protein, whose amino-acid sequence MSHHFIEVSNISYTYPDGTKVLHNISFRLEHGDALAVLGANGAGKSTLLKHLNGTILCQEGSINIGGIFISKDTLKIVRTKVGIVFQNTDNQLFMPTVYDNIAFGLDSLGFTDQQIKEIVYEICNILSINHLKDKHPFKLSGGEKRKVCIASALAFSPEILVLDEPTAELDPKSSFEIANILNDFKHTKIIATHNLTLAQKLCNKCLILSNGNILYFGNYEDLQKNEEILIESNLLIR is encoded by the coding sequence ATGAGTCATCACTTTATAGAGGTTTCCAATATATCATATACCTATCCTGATGGTACCAAAGTGTTACACAACATTTCCTTTAGACTGGAACATGGAGACGCCCTTGCAGTCTTAGGAGCCAACGGTGCAGGCAAATCAACACTACTCAAACACTTAAACGGTACAATTCTGTGTCAGGAGGGCAGTATAAATATCGGTGGTATATTTATTTCAAAAGATACATTAAAAATAGTTAGAACAAAAGTCGGTATAGTTTTTCAAAATACTGACAATCAATTGTTTATGCCCACTGTGTATGATAATATTGCATTTGGATTAGACTCCCTTGGTTTTACCGATCAACAGATCAAAGAGATTGTTTATGAAATATGTAATATTTTATCCATAAATCACTTAAAAGATAAACACCCTTTTAAACTATCAGGAGGGGAAAAAAGAAAGGTATGCATCGCCTCTGCTTTAGCTTTTTCTCCGGAAATATTGGTATTAGATGAACCAACTGCAGAATTAGATCCAAAAAGCAGCTTTGAGATAGCAAACATTTTAAACGATTTCAAACATACAAAAATAATAGCCACCCATAACTTAACCCTTGCTCAAAAGCTATGTAACAAGTGCCTAATATTAAGTAATGGTAATATTCTGTATTTCGGCAACTATGAAGATCTTCAAAAAAACGAGGAGATTCTCATAGAATCCAACCTCTTGATTAGATAA
- a CDS encoding energy-coupling factor transporter transmembrane protein EcfT, translated as MNTQIALEYVLSFEELNHKNSYLNKLSPLTKILILAIFLLTNVSINKYDLTKILFMSAFVLYLFILSPLPLSLMIKFSLTTSLFIVPLIIFNPFLDNNVIKLNNVFINAGLVSAITTYIKFLNIIICTLTIISSTNFKDLVHILSKFKVPKELLMTLLLMYRFLFIFLHDLLQVQETISSKRTCYKKITLKDMKYIISTMFIRAINRAEAICESINAKGGISSFHFKKDFDINKHDYIFIFSTIIYIFLVKATL; from the coding sequence ATGAACACCCAGATAGCCTTAGAATACGTTTTGTCCTTTGAAGAACTAAACCATAAAAACAGCTATCTAAACAAACTTTCTCCACTAACAAAAATTCTCATTTTAGCAATCTTTTTATTAACTAACGTATCAATAAACAAGTATGATCTTACTAAAATACTGTTTATGTCAGCTTTTGTATTGTACCTCTTTATACTGTCACCTTTGCCTTTGTCTTTGATGATAAAGTTTTCCCTTACTACCTCACTATTTATAGTACCACTGATCATCTTTAATCCTTTCCTTGACAACAATGTAATAAAACTAAACAATGTCTTTATAAACGCAGGCTTAGTATCTGCAATAACTACCTACATAAAATTTTTAAACATAATTATATGTACGTTAACCATTATTTCATCAACAAACTTTAAAGATCTCGTTCACATACTCAGTAAGTTCAAAGTCCCCAAAGAGCTTTTGATGACCTTATTACTGATGTATAGATTTCTCTTCATTTTTCTACATGATCTACTACAAGTACAAGAGACAATCAGTTCAAAAAGAACTTGTTATAAAAAAATAACCTTAAAAGATATGAAATATATCATTTCTACCATGTTCATAAGGGCTATAAACCGTGCTGAAGCTATCTGTGAATCTATAAATGCCAAAGGTGGTATATCGTCTTTTCATTTTAAAAAAGATTTTGATATAAACAAACACGATTACATTTTTATTTTTTCTACAATTATCTACATCTTTTTAGTAAAAGCAACACTATGA
- a CDS encoding energy-coupling factor ABC transporter permease has translation MHMSDALISIPVATSFWTITAGTVVYSSIKFRKNSHDNIIPLMGVIASLVFALQMINFSIPGTGSSGHFTGGFLLAAVLGPHLAFLAMSSVLIIQALFFADGGILALGCNIFNLAFVPSYIIYPIISSFSKEKLSYPALWLGAFLSLILGASMVTLQTTLSGISDLPFTKFLSLMLFIHLLIAIAEGAITVGVYKIIKNTAFYSIQKNDTRFFNPVMSLFLLSLITAGVFSHLASDNPDGLEWSISRIIGESKELEAVSNKIHLVFQKIQSIISFLPDYNLPNSDSPLGLSLAGIVGALLTIILVMTIGFLTKKKS, from the coding sequence ATGCATATGTCAGATGCTCTTATATCGATACCTGTGGCAACATCCTTTTGGACAATTACAGCAGGAACAGTTGTTTATTCATCTATAAAGTTTAGAAAAAATTCCCATGATAATATAATACCACTTATGGGGGTTATTGCATCTCTTGTTTTTGCCCTTCAAATGATCAATTTTTCTATACCTGGCACTGGTTCAAGCGGTCATTTTACAGGAGGTTTTCTGCTTGCAGCTGTACTGGGACCCCATCTCGCCTTTCTTGCCATGTCATCGGTATTAATAATACAAGCACTATTTTTTGCTGACGGTGGTATTTTAGCTCTGGGCTGCAATATATTTAATTTAGCCTTTGTGCCATCTTATATAATCTATCCTATTATATCATCTTTCTCAAAGGAGAAACTATCCTATCCAGCTCTATGGCTTGGAGCGTTCTTATCTCTTATCTTAGGCGCTTCTATGGTTACACTACAAACCACTTTATCAGGTATATCTGATCTTCCTTTTACAAAGTTTTTATCATTAATGCTTTTTATTCATCTTTTAATAGCCATAGCAGAAGGAGCAATTACCGTTGGAGTTTATAAAATTATCAAAAATACTGCTTTTTATAGCATTCAAAAAAATGATACCAGATTTTTTAATCCTGTCATGTCACTATTTTTATTGAGTCTTATTACCGCCGGTGTGTTTTCCCATTTAGCCTCTGATAACCCTGATGGGTTAGAGTGGAGTATATCCAGGATCATAGGAGAATCAAAAGAATTAGAAGCAGTTTCTAATAAAATCCATCTTGTTTTCCAAAAAATACAGAGTATTATCTCTTTTTTACCCGATTACAATCTACCGAACTCAGATTCACCTTTGGGTCTCTCGTTAGCTGGCATTGTTGGAGCACTCTTAACCATCATTCTTGTAATGACAATAGGTTTCTTAACGAAGAAAAAATCTTAA
- a CDS encoding permease produces MFELIAKYVVYDLLSLQRSMKFSAVLEFFIYDTLKIFTLLVVVIFTVSFIRSFFPPEKTKKYLSHKKEFIGNILAALLGIVTPFCSCSAVPLFIGFVESGVPLGVTFSFLISSPMVNEVALVMLFSLFGWKIATIYLITGLTVAIVGGIIIGRLRLEKYVEEYVYNIKIGDVKVMSPTFRERIDYAKVNTLEILKKVWLYIIIAIAIGGFIHGYVPEDFLVRYAGKDNIFAVPIAVVLGVPLYSNVAGVIPIVYALMHKGLSIGTVLAFMMAVTALSFPEMIILRKVLKPKLLFIFVGIMTVSIILVGYMFNMIL; encoded by the coding sequence GTGTTTGAGCTTATTGCGAAGTATGTTGTTTATGATCTTTTGTCTCTTCAGAGAAGTATGAAGTTTTCTGCTGTTTTAGAGTTTTTTATATATGATACCTTAAAGATTTTTACCCTTCTTGTTGTTGTGATATTTACTGTATCTTTTATAAGAAGTTTTTTCCCCCCGGAAAAAACAAAAAAGTATTTGTCACATAAAAAAGAGTTTATAGGTAATATCCTTGCAGCTCTTTTGGGTATTGTTACACCATTTTGTTCCTGTTCTGCAGTACCTTTGTTTATCGGATTTGTAGAATCTGGTGTTCCACTTGGTGTCACTTTTTCTTTTTTGATTTCATCACCTATGGTTAATGAAGTCGCGCTTGTGATGCTTTTTAGTCTTTTTGGCTGGAAGATTGCCACTATTTATCTTATAACTGGACTTACAGTTGCGATCGTTGGGGGAATAATTATAGGTAGGCTTAGGTTAGAAAAGTATGTTGAAGAGTATGTTTATAATATTAAGATAGGGGATGTCAAAGTAATGTCTCCGACTTTTAGGGAAAGGATCGATTATGCTAAGGTTAATACCCTTGAGATCTTAAAAAAGGTTTGGCTTTATATAATCATTGCTATTGCCATAGGTGGGTTTATACATGGCTATGTTCCGGAGGATTTTCTTGTTAGATATGCTGGAAAAGATAATATATTTGCTGTACCTATTGCTGTTGTTCTCGGAGTTCCTTTATACTCCAACGTAGCAGGTGTGATCCCAATAGTATATGCCCTCATGCACAAAGGTCTATCCATCGGGACTGTTCTTGCTTTTATGATGGCGGTTACTGCTTTGTCCTTTCCTGAGATGATCATTTTAAGGAAAGTGTTAAAACCAAAGCTCTTGTTTATATTCGTTGGTATTATGACTGTGTCGATAATACTTGTTGGTTATATGTTTAATATGATCTTATAG
- a CDS encoding thioredoxin family protein yields the protein MEILVLGTGCQNCRNLYEMTKKALEELNIEADLKKVEDIAEIMKYSMTTPALVVDGNVVHAGKPLPDLEKIKKIISK from the coding sequence ATGGAAATTTTAGTGTTAGGAACTGGATGTCAAAATTGTAGAAATTTATATGAAATGACCAAAAAAGCTTTGGAAGAACTGAATATTGAGGCTGATCTAAAAAAGGTGGAGGATATAGCTGAAATTATGAAATATTCTATGACCACACCGGCTCTTGTAGTAGATGGTAACGTGGTACATGCTGGAAAACCTCTACCTGATCTGGAGAAGATAAAAAAAATTATTAGTAAATAG
- a CDS encoding metalloregulator ArsR/SmtB family transcription factor has product MSDKTRLKILKILEHGELCVCELAHAFDTVQPKISFHLSILKEAGLVRDRKQGKWSYYSLRYDDMFKRVLLLSTIERIDDIDIAIERERLIKNLHKNDTKEMDRFC; this is encoded by the coding sequence TTGTCTGATAAAACGCGTTTAAAGATTTTAAAGATCCTTGAACATGGTGAGCTCTGTGTTTGTGAACTTGCTCATGCTTTCGATACTGTTCAACCAAAGATATCTTTTCATCTATCCATATTAAAAGAGGCGGGCTTGGTTCGGGACAGAAAACAGGGGAAATGGTCTTATTATTCATTGAGATATGATGATATGTTTAAACGGGTACTTTTGCTCTCCACTATAGAACGTATAGATGATATCGATATTGCCATTGAAAGAGAACGACTTATAAAGAACTTACACAAAAATGATACAAAGGAGATGGATAGATTTTGTTAG
- the lexA gene encoding transcriptional repressor LexA: MEISKRQLECLSFIKDYIAEYGYPPTVQEICDGLKIKSKNAGFKLLKALQDKGLIKRNPMISRGIDLISKKGLPIVGKITAGLPITAEENIEGYLSLDEFVGDDRYFGLRVVGDSMMGRGIFDGDLVIIKKQPDIFNNQIGAFMINGEFTLKTFKVSENGEICLKPENDSYLPIYVGDGDMFEVIGVLRMVVRLFGDHYEARKY; encoded by the coding sequence ATGGAGATCAGTAAAAGGCAGTTGGAATGTCTTTCTTTCATAAAAGATTATATAGCCGAGTATGGCTATCCACCTACGGTTCAAGAGATATGTGATGGGCTGAAGATAAAATCTAAAAATGCAGGGTTTAAGCTATTAAAAGCTCTTCAGGATAAAGGGCTTATCAAAAGAAATCCAATGATTTCAAGGGGGATAGATCTTATATCCAAAAAGGGGTTACCGATAGTTGGAAAGATTACTGCAGGGCTTCCCATTACTGCTGAGGAGAATATTGAGGGTTATTTGTCACTTGATGAGTTTGTGGGTGATGATAGATATTTTGGTCTAAGAGTCGTGGGGGACAGTATGATGGGAAGAGGTATATTCGATGGAGATTTGGTGATAATAAAAAAACAGCCAGATATCTTTAATAATCAGATTGGGGCTTTTATGATAAATGGGGAGTTTACACTTAAGACCTTTAAAGTTTCTGAAAATGGTGAGATCTGTCTTAAACCTGAAAATGATAGTTATCTACCTATATATGTGGGGGATGGGGATATGTTTGAAGTTATTGGGGTATTGAGGATGGTTGTTAGACTTTTTGGGGATCATTATGAGGCAAGAAAATATTGA
- the dinB gene encoding DNA polymerase IV: MIGCLDMDAFFASVEQASNPALKGKPIAVIGAKERTVVVTCSYEARRYGIKTGMSKYEALAKYPDLILVVGNNQKYIYISKQIVEFLSQLSPVVEAYSVDEAFFDLSHIKDLTYADIAYIIKSWIKEKFDITCSIGIGANKLIAKMASGVNKPDGYYFVKEDDSISFLDEFRLSDIWGIGKKLESRFLSQGISSLRDIRRLGVEEMVKRFGKNGIYYYEIANGRHSPLISDEPLVKSVGHSMTLPRNIYSMEELLPYVLQLSEMVSARARNNNIAGKTITVFLKYANMEKDSRRITLPYYTSATHHVYDVARDILKGFNITMGVRLIGLSIGNLIHGCKVLINLFDNPRLVDIYNAVDKINNRYGNWTICPASVLSCSRIGSKTISPAWRPDGVRNVHVTSN; the protein is encoded by the coding sequence TTGATAGGCTGTCTCGATATGGATGCTTTTTTTGCATCTGTGGAACAGGCATCGAATCCAGCTTTAAAGGGTAAACCTATTGCAGTAATAGGTGCTAAAGAGAGGACTGTTGTTGTCACCTGTTCCTATGAAGCAAGACGGTATGGTATAAAGACTGGTATGAGCAAGTATGAAGCTCTGGCTAAATATCCCGATTTAATTCTTGTGGTGGGGAATAATCAGAAATATATCTATATCTCAAAACAGATAGTGGAGTTTTTATCCCAGTTATCTCCTGTTGTGGAAGCATATTCTGTTGATGAAGCTTTCTTTGATCTTTCCCATATAAAAGATCTCACCTATGCTGATATTGCTTATATTATAAAGAGCTGGATAAAAGAGAAATTTGACATTACCTGTTCTATAGGTATTGGTGCCAATAAGCTGATAGCCAAAATGGCCAGTGGAGTAAACAAACCTGATGGTTATTATTTTGTAAAAGAGGATGATAGCATATCATTTTTGGATGAGTTTAGGCTTTCGGATATATGGGGAATAGGTAAAAAGCTTGAATCTCGATTTCTTTCCCAGGGGATATCTTCTCTAAGGGATATAAGGCGTTTAGGGGTAGAGGAGATGGTGAAACGGTTCGGTAAGAACGGTATATACTACTATGAAATTGCTAACGGAAGGCATAGCCCATTGATTTCTGATGAGCCGCTTGTCAAATCTGTTGGTCATAGTATGACACTACCCAGAAATATCTATTCTATGGAGGAGCTTTTACCTTATGTTTTACAGCTTTCTGAAATGGTCTCTGCAAGAGCCAGAAACAACAATATTGCAGGTAAAACCATAACTGTTTTTTTAAAATATGCCAATATGGAAAAGGACTCAAGGCGTATTACTTTACCCTATTATACGTCAGCTACTCATCATGTTTATGACGTTGCAAGGGATATTTTAAAGGGTTTTAACATAACTATGGGTGTAAGACTCATAGGTTTATCTATAGGTAACCTTATTCATGGTTGTAAAGTGTTAATTAATCTTTTTGATAACCCAAGATTGGTGGATATTTATAATGCAGTAGATAAAATAAACAATCGTTATGGCAATTGGACTATATGTCCAGCATCTGTATTAAGTTGTTCAAGAATAGGTAGTAAAACCATCTCCCCTGCCTGGCGTCCAGACGGGGTAAGAAATGTACATGTCACGTCAAATTAA